Proteins encoded within one genomic window of Episyrphus balteatus chromosome 1, idEpiBalt1.1, whole genome shotgun sequence:
- the LOC129906192 gene encoding uncharacterized protein LOC129906192: MSDKFNHLKYFVTILLCLEILAGSILLCIITYFYFVLIAFLAKPERQLLLSQMTNIFVLGLEVAICFSIELILWQCICKSDTTSEHSRLLILWNIFCILAVGFGSVTMWFQYDNIQSLQKVYAESLFQGIDLYFTDPEWKLLWDRIQFNNECCGVFGVKDWEEAAWIREEQDDCTQKSELMHRMVMIPYACCKRSSISCFESFAPHSTLDKDNYKDLSNINVGGCFQKFQSLTLQFSYVVSCAWIAILVTYKYPRNVRCITLKDEDSFGDEQEEEVIECKPRCSNCQQIGASFRQDIFGTCNSNQNIFIH; the protein is encoded by the exons atgtctGACAAATTTAAccacttaaaatattttgtcacaATTCTTCTTTGTTTGGAAATACTGGCTGGGTCAATTCTTCTATGCATAATAACATACTTTTACTTCGTCCTTATAGCCTTTTTGGCAAAACCAGAGCGTCAATTGCTTCTTAGTCAAATGACCAATATTTTTGTCCTGGGCCTGGAAGTTGCGATATGTTTCTCAATTGAACTTATTTTATGGCAATGCATTTGTAAAAGTGATACAACATCAGAACATTCAAGACTGCTGATTTTATggaatatattttgtattttggctGTTGGATTTGGATCTGTTACAATGTGGTTTCAATACGACAATATTCAgtctcttcaaaaagtttatgcAGAGTCATTGTTCCAAGGAATCGACCTTTATTTTACAGACCCAGAATGGAAGCTATTGTGGGATAGGATTCAATTTAACAATGAATGCTGTGGTGTTTTTGGAGTAAAAGATTGGGAAGAAGCAGCTTGGATTAGAGAAGAACAGGATGATTGTACACAAAA ATCCGAGTTGATGCATCGAATGGTGATGATTCCGTATGCTTGCTGCAAACGATCTTCTATCTCATGTTTTGAAAGCTTTGCTCCTCACTCTACACTTGACAAGGACAACTACAAAGATTTAAGTAACATAAATGTCGGTGGATGTTTTCAGAAATTTCAAAGTTTAACATTGCAATTTTCTTATGTTGTTTCCTGTGCATGGATTGCTATTCTAGTGACATAC aaatatCCAAGAAATGTCCGTTGCATTACGCTTAAAGATGAGGATTCATTTGGGGATGAACAGGAGGAAGAAGTAATAGAATGTAAACCAAGATGTTCTAATTGCCAACAAATTGGGGCATCATTTCGGCAAGACATTTTTGGAACTTGCAActcaaatcaaaatatatttattcattaa